Proteins from a genomic interval of Nostoc sp. TCL240-02:
- a CDS encoding ISKra4 family transposase (programmed frameshift) has protein sequence MTPEQKQALQKHIQAIAKILYEDTSKEKLTNLAAIEEAVRSQMQKHVMPEVGGFFIETITGTTAGYQRRLKSILGELAITSKQAIELEVAPSTQLSPYLETCCLRVSANVSYEDAASDIKYFTGIEVSHSSQQRLVHRQNFELPTPEQTIEELSVDGGNIRVRTPKGQICAWLGYKAISLHHLGILGTSFQNNQIVIDWVNDQPLASPLTCIGDGHDGIWNIIDQLAPDAQRREILDWFHLIENLHKVGGSQKRLKQAQNLLWKGQVEATIALFTDCKGKQVQNFCRYLDKHRNRIINYEYYQAEEICSIGSGSVESAVKQVDRRTKISGAQWKRENVPQVLAHRCAYLNGLLSV, from the exons ATGACCCCAGAACAAAAGCAAGCTCTTCAAAAACATATTCAGGCGATTGCTAAAATATTGTATGAAGATACGTCAAAAGAAAAGCTCACAAATCTTGCAGCAATTGAAGAAGCAGTGCGGAGTCAAATGCAGAAGCATGTTATGCCAGAAGTAGGGG GTTTTTTTATCGAAACGATTACAGGGACAACCGCAGGATACCAACGACGGCTCAAAAGCATTCTTGGAGAGTTAGCAATAACGAGCAAACAAGCCATTGAATTAGAAGTCGCACCAAGTACTCAACTGAGTCCATATCTAGAAACTTGTTGTTTGAGGGTAAGTGCGAATGTCAGCTATGAAGATGCGGCATCAGACATCAAGTATTTTACGGGCATAGAGGTTTCTCACAGCAGTCAACAGAGATTAGTGCATCGCCAGAATTTTGAGTTGCCAACACCAGAACAGACAATTGAAGAATTAAGCGTCGATGGTGGAAACATCCGTGTCCGAACTCCTAAAGGTCAAATATGTGCATGGCTTGGCTATAAAGCAATTAGCTTACATCATCTCGGAATCTTGGGAACTTCATTTCAGAATAATCAGATTGTGATTGATTGGGTTAATGACCAACCACTGGCTAGCCCACTCACTTGTATTGGTGATGGACATGACGGCATTTGGAATATAATTGACCAATTAGCACCTGATGCACAACGTCGAGAAATACTTGATTGGTTCCATTTAATAGAAAACCTCCACAAAGTTGGGGGTTCACAAAAACGCTTGAAACAAGCACAAAATCTACTATGGAAAGGCCAAGTTGAGGCTACTATTGCCTTATTTACAGATTGTAAAGGCAAACAAGTACAAAACTTTTGCCGTTATCTTGATAAGCATCGCAATCGCATTATCAACTACGAATATTATCAAGCTGAAGAAATTTGTTCAATTGGTTCAGGTTCAGTTGAATCTGCCGTTAAACAGGTTGACCGTCGAACAAAAATTTCCGGGGCACAATGGAAACGAGAAAATGTGCCTCAAGTCCTAGCCCATCGCTGTGCTTACCTCAATGGATTATTGTCAGTTTGA
- a CDS encoding DNA-directed RNA polymerase subunit beta'' yields MTNEKMIFRNRVVDKGQLRNLISWAFTNYGTARTAVMADKLKDLGFRYATKAGVSISVDDLMIPPTKRLLLEAAEEEIRATETRYQRGEITEVERFQKVIDTWNGTSEALKDEVVVHFKKTNPLNSVYMMAFSGARGNISQVRQLVGMRGLMADPQGEIIDLPIKTNFREGLTVTEYIISSYGARKGLVDTALRTADSGYLTRRLVDVSQDVIIREFDCGTTRGLTIGPMTEGAKTLIPLGTRLMGRVIGEDVVHPVTKELIAARNSPIPEELAKKIEKSGVAEVVVRSPLTCEAARSVCQHCYGWSLAHAKMVDLGEAVGIIAAQSIGEPGTQLTMRTFHTGGVFTGEVAQQVRSKIDGTVKLPRKLKTRTYRTRHGEDALYVEANGIMLLEPTKVGDVTPENQEVHLTQGSTLYVFDGNKVKQGQLLAEVALGGRTTRTNTEKAVKDVASDLAGEVQFAEVVPEQKTDRQGNTTTTAARGGLIWILSGEVYNLPPGAELVVKNGDAIAANGVLAETKLASLHGGVVRLPEATPGKSTREIEIITASVVLDQATVTVQSSQGRNNYLVSTGNNQVFNLRATPGTKVQNGQVVAELIDDRYRTTTGGFLKFAGVEVQKKGKAKLGYEVVQGGTLLWIPEESHEVNKDISLLLVEDGQFVEAGTEVVKDIFCQNSGVVEVTQKNDILREVVVKPGELLMVDDPESVIGRDNTFIQPGEEFQGNVATELRYIQYVETPEGPALLSRPVVEFAVPDNPDVPSTTSVSQQTGRSIQLRAVQRLPYKDSERVKSVEGVELLRTQLVLEIEQEGEQDHNASPLAADIELVEDTEDPEVQRLQLVILESLVIRRDITADATQGSTQTTLEVHDGLTIAPGSVVARTQILCKEGGEVRGVRKGTENVRRCLVLRDADRLTINTSTQPKVKVGDLLVEGTEVAPGVFAPESGQVVDIKNAAAASGGESALSTKNYVITTRIGRPYRVSPGAVLQIEDGDLVQRGDNLVLLVFERAKTGDIIQGLPRIEELLEARKPKEACILCRRGGEVKVVYAESGDEAIAIKVVESNGVVTDYPLGPGQNLIVPDGSIVLAGQPLTDGPSNPHEILEIFFSLGSEDGIYACASLALQKVQTFLVNEVQMVYQSQGIDISDKHIEVIVRQMTNKVRIDDGGDTTMLPGELVELRQVEQVNEAMAITGGARAQYTPVLLGITKASLNTDSFISAASFQETTRVLTEAAIEGKSDWLRGLKENVIIGRLIPAGTGYNTYEEPGAIEDYATDISSSVLDEVDDPLDMVLDDRTARTYNLDSPTLGESGFGSRRAERSILDDEDELIADEVVDDDDFEGEEEDDEDDFDDE; encoded by the coding sequence ATGACTAACGAAAAAATGATTTTTCGCAATCGCGTGGTTGACAAAGGTCAACTGAGAAATTTAATTTCTTGGGCTTTTACGAATTATGGTACAGCGCGAACCGCAGTGATGGCGGACAAATTGAAAGATTTGGGATTTCGCTATGCTACCAAAGCAGGGGTTTCCATCAGTGTAGATGACTTGATGATACCACCAACTAAACGATTGCTCTTAGAAGCAGCCGAGGAAGAAATTCGCGCTACTGAAACCCGTTATCAACGGGGAGAAATCACTGAAGTAGAACGCTTTCAAAAGGTAATCGATACTTGGAATGGTACCAGTGAAGCCTTGAAAGATGAAGTAGTCGTTCACTTCAAGAAGACTAATCCCCTAAACTCCGTGTATATGATGGCATTCTCCGGGGCACGGGGTAACATCTCTCAAGTGCGGCAGTTGGTAGGGATGCGGGGACTGATGGCAGATCCTCAAGGGGAAATTATCGATTTACCGATCAAAACCAACTTCCGTGAAGGGCTAACTGTGACGGAATACATTATTTCGTCTTATGGTGCCAGAAAAGGATTGGTGGATACTGCCTTGCGGACGGCTGACTCTGGTTATCTCACCCGTCGGTTAGTGGACGTTTCCCAGGATGTAATTATTCGGGAATTTGACTGCGGCACTACCAGAGGTCTTACTATTGGGCCAATGACAGAAGGTGCCAAAACCTTGATTCCTCTGGGAACCCGCTTAATGGGACGGGTAATTGGCGAAGATGTGGTGCATCCGGTAACAAAAGAATTGATTGCAGCACGCAATTCGCCAATTCCTGAAGAATTGGCGAAGAAAATTGAAAAATCTGGGGTTGCAGAAGTTGTGGTGCGATCGCCACTAACTTGTGAAGCTGCACGTTCTGTCTGTCAACACTGTTACGGCTGGAGTTTGGCCCACGCCAAGATGGTAGACTTAGGCGAAGCTGTGGGGATTATTGCTGCTCAAAGTATCGGCGAACCTGGTACTCAGCTAACCATGCGGACATTCCACACTGGTGGGGTGTTTACTGGGGAAGTGGCGCAACAAGTTCGTTCTAAAATCGATGGGACTGTCAAGCTTCCCCGCAAACTGAAGACCAGAACATATCGGACTCGCCACGGGGAAGATGCCCTCTATGTTGAAGCTAATGGCATCATGCTTTTGGAACCAACAAAAGTAGGTGATGTTACCCCAGAAAACCAAGAGGTTCATCTAACCCAAGGTTCAACATTATATGTATTTGATGGAAATAAGGTAAAACAAGGGCAGTTGTTGGCAGAGGTTGCCCTTGGTGGCCGGACAACTCGGACTAATACAGAAAAAGCAGTTAAAGATGTTGCTTCTGACTTAGCTGGGGAAGTGCAATTTGCCGAAGTAGTTCCAGAACAAAAAACTGACCGTCAAGGTAATACCACAACTACAGCCGCACGCGGTGGTTTGATTTGGATTTTGTCTGGGGAAGTTTACAATTTGCCACCTGGGGCAGAATTGGTGGTAAAAAATGGTGATGCGATCGCTGCTAATGGAGTTTTAGCAGAAACCAAATTAGCCAGTTTACACGGCGGTGTGGTGCGCTTGCCAGAAGCTACCCCAGGTAAGAGTACTAGGGAAATTGAGATTATCACTGCTTCTGTGGTTTTAGACCAGGCAACTGTGACAGTCCAAAGTTCTCAAGGTCGTAATAACTACTTAGTATCTACTGGCAACAACCAGGTATTTAACCTCCGAGCTACACCAGGCACAAAAGTGCAAAATGGTCAAGTAGTAGCTGAGTTAATTGATGACCGTTATCGCACAACCACTGGTGGATTCCTGAAATTCGCAGGTGTCGAAGTCCAGAAAAAAGGTAAAGCCAAGCTGGGTTATGAAGTCGTGCAGGGCGGTACCTTGTTGTGGATTCCTGAAGAAAGCCACGAAGTTAATAAAGACATCTCCTTGCTGTTGGTGGAAGACGGTCAGTTTGTAGAAGCTGGCACCGAAGTCGTGAAAGATATCTTCTGCCAAAATAGTGGTGTGGTAGAAGTGACCCAGAAAAACGACATTCTGCGGGAAGTCGTGGTGAAGCCAGGGGAACTGCTGATGGTGGACGATCCAGAATCAGTCATCGGGCGAGATAACACCTTCATTCAACCAGGTGAGGAATTCCAAGGCAACGTCGCCACGGAATTGCGTTATATCCAGTATGTGGAGACACCAGAAGGCCCTGCTCTGTTGAGCCGTCCAGTAGTTGAGTTTGCCGTACCTGATAACCCAGATGTGCCATCAACGACATCTGTAAGTCAACAAACCGGGCGATCGATTCAGTTGCGGGCTGTACAAAGACTACCTTACAAAGATTCAGAACGTGTCAAATCTGTTGAAGGTGTAGAACTGCTGCGAACCCAGCTAGTACTGGAAATTGAGCAAGAAGGGGAACAAGACCATAATGCTTCACCCCTGGCAGCAGATATTGAATTAGTAGAGGATACTGAAGACCCAGAAGTTCAACGTTTACAACTGGTAATTTTGGAATCCTTGGTAATTCGTCGAGACATTACCGCCGATGCCACCCAAGGTAGCACCCAGACTACACTTGAGGTACACGATGGGCTAACCATCGCCCCAGGTTCTGTAGTCGCACGTACCCAAATCTTGTGTAAAGAAGGCGGGGAAGTGCGAGGCGTTCGCAAAGGAACCGAAAACGTGCGTCGCTGCTTAGTGTTACGTGACGCTGACAGGCTTACCATTAATACTAGTACTCAGCCAAAAGTGAAAGTGGGTGACTTGCTAGTAGAAGGTACAGAAGTTGCTCCTGGAGTTTTTGCCCCAGAATCAGGACAGGTAGTAGATATTAAAAATGCCGCTGCTGCATCTGGTGGGGAATCAGCTCTGAGTACTAAAAACTACGTTATTACTACCCGCATTGGTCGTCCATATCGAGTCAGCCCTGGTGCTGTGTTGCAGATAGAAGACGGCGATTTGGTACAACGGGGTGATAACTTGGTGTTGCTGGTGTTTGAACGCGCCAAAACCGGAGATATCATTCAAGGTTTGCCCCGGATTGAGGAACTACTTGAAGCTCGTAAACCGAAAGAAGCGTGTATTTTATGTCGGCGGGGCGGAGAAGTTAAGGTAGTTTACGCTGAAAGTGGTGATGAAGCGATCGCTATTAAGGTCGTGGAATCAAATGGCGTGGTGACAGATTATCCTCTGGGCCCTGGACAAAACTTGATTGTGCCAGATGGATCAATAGTATTAGCGGGACAACCGTTAACTGATGGTCCATCTAATCCCCACGAAATTTTGGAAATCTTCTTTAGCCTTGGTTCCGAAGACGGCATCTATGCTTGTGCTAGCCTTGCCTTGCAGAAGGTACAGACATTCTTGGTGAATGAAGTGCAAATGGTGTACCAGTCTCAAGGGATTGATATTTCCGATAAGCACATTGAAGTAATTGTTCGCCAGATGACCAACAAGGTCAGGATTGATGATGGTGGTGACACCACCATGCTCCCCGGCGAATTGGTAGAACTGCGCCAAGTTGAGCAGGTGAACGAAGCTATGGCAATTACAGGCGGTGCGAGGGCACAGTATACCCCAGTATTATTGGGTATCACCAAAGCATCGTTGAACACTGATAGCTTCATTTCCGCAGCATCCTTCCAAGAGACAACACGGGTACTTACCGAAGCAGCTATCGAAGGCAAATCTGACTGGCTACGCGGATTAAAGGAAAACGTGATTATCGGGCGATTGATTCCGGCTGGTACTGGATACAATACCTATGAAGAACCCGGTGCGATCGAGGACTATGCTACTGATATTAGCAGTAGTGTCTTAGATGAAGTTGATGATCCCCTGGATATGGTCTTAGATGACCGCACAGCTCGCACCTATAATTTAGATTCTCCGACTCTTGGGGAATCTGGTTTTGGTAGCAGACGTGCAGAAAGATCAATTCTAGATGATGAAGATGAATTAATCGCCGATGAAGTAGTAGACGACGACGATTTTGAAGGAGAAGAGGAAGACGACGAGGATGATTTCGACGACGAATAG
- a CDS encoding DNA-directed RNA polymerase subunit gamma: MRPAQTNQFDYVKIGLASPERIRQWGERTLPNGQVVGEVTKPETINYRTLKPEMDGLFCERIFGPAKDWECHCGKYKRVRHRGIVCERCGVEVTESRVRRHRMGYIKLAAPVAHVWYLKGIPSYISILLDMPLRDVEQIVYFNSYVVLSAGNAETLTYKQLLSEDQWLEIEDQIYSEDSVLQGVEVGIGAEALLRLLADINLEQEAESLREEIGNAKGQKRAKLIKRLRVIDNFIATGSKPEWMVMAVIPVIPPDLRPMVQLDGGRFATSDLNDLYRRVINRNNRLARLQEILAPEIIVRNEKRMLQEAVDALIDNGRRGRTVVGANNRPLKSLSDIIEGKQGRFRQNLLGKRVDYSGRSVIVVGPKLKIHQCGLPREMAIELFQPFVINRLIRSGMVNNIKAAKKLISRNDPSVWDVLEEVIEGHPVMLNRAPTLHRLGIQSFEPILVEGRAIQLHPLVCPAFNADFDGDQMAVHVPLSLESQAEARLLMLASNNILSPATGKPIITPSQDMVLGAYYLTAENPGATKGAGNYFSSLEDVIMAFQQDQIDLHAYIYVRFDGEIESDQPDTEPVKVTENEDGTRTLLYKFRRVRQDAKGNVLSQYIYTTPGRVIYNNAIQEALAS, from the coding sequence ATGAGACCTGCCCAAACTAATCAGTTTGACTACGTAAAAATCGGCTTGGCTTCCCCCGAACGCATTCGGCAATGGGGCGAAAGAACATTGCCTAATGGTCAAGTAGTCGGTGAAGTTACCAAGCCAGAAACGATTAATTACCGAACTCTCAAGCCAGAGATGGATGGCTTATTTTGTGAGCGCATCTTTGGCCCCGCGAAAGATTGGGAATGCCATTGTGGCAAGTATAAAAGAGTTCGTCACAGAGGTATTGTTTGTGAGCGCTGTGGGGTAGAAGTTACCGAGTCACGGGTGCGTCGCCACCGCATGGGCTATATTAAACTCGCCGCACCAGTAGCTCACGTTTGGTATCTCAAAGGCATTCCTAGCTATATTTCCATCCTGTTGGATATGCCCTTACGGGATGTCGAGCAGATTGTCTATTTCAACTCTTATGTTGTCCTGAGTGCAGGTAATGCCGAAACTTTAACTTACAAACAGCTACTGAGTGAAGACCAGTGGTTGGAAATAGAAGACCAAATTTATAGCGAAGATTCTGTGCTGCAAGGCGTAGAGGTAGGTATTGGGGCTGAAGCGCTGTTGCGCTTGCTTGCCGATATCAATTTAGAACAAGAAGCGGAAAGCCTACGCGAAGAAATTGGTAACGCCAAAGGGCAAAAACGGGCCAAGCTAATTAAGCGACTGCGGGTGATTGACAACTTTATCGCCACTGGTTCCAAACCAGAGTGGATGGTAATGGCAGTCATTCCCGTGATTCCCCCCGACTTGCGCCCAATGGTGCAGCTAGATGGCGGACGCTTTGCTACCAGCGATTTGAATGATTTGTATCGGCGAGTAATTAACCGTAACAATCGTTTGGCACGCTTGCAAGAAATTTTGGCACCAGAGATTATTGTCCGAAACGAAAAGCGGATGCTGCAAGAAGCAGTGGATGCTTTGATTGACAATGGTCGTCGGGGACGCACTGTGGTAGGGGCAAATAATCGACCCTTGAAATCTTTGTCCGACATTATTGAGGGTAAGCAAGGACGTTTCCGACAAAACTTGTTAGGTAAACGGGTTGACTACTCTGGACGTTCGGTGATTGTGGTAGGGCCAAAGCTGAAAATTCACCAGTGCGGTTTGCCTAGAGAAATGGCAATTGAGCTATTTCAGCCATTTGTGATTAACCGCCTCATTCGTAGCGGCATGGTAAATAATATCAAAGCTGCGAAAAAGCTGATATCACGTAACGATCCCAGTGTTTGGGATGTGCTGGAAGAGGTGATTGAAGGACACCCTGTAATGCTAAACCGGGCACCAACGTTGCACCGTTTAGGTATTCAGTCTTTTGAACCGATTTTAGTAGAAGGTAGAGCAATTCAACTGCATCCTCTGGTGTGCCCGGCATTTAACGCCGACTTTGACGGGGATCAAATGGCGGTACACGTCCCTCTGTCGTTAGAAAGTCAGGCTGAAGCGCGGTTGTTGATGTTGGCTTCTAACAATATTTTGTCACCAGCCACAGGTAAACCCATCATCACGCCTAGCCAAGACATGGTGTTAGGAGCCTATTATTTAACAGCAGAAAATCCCGGTGCGACAAAAGGGGCAGGAAATTACTTTTCTTCGCTGGAAGATGTAATTATGGCTTTCCAGCAAGATCAAATTGACTTGCACGCCTATATTTACGTAAGGTTTGACGGCGAAATAGAATCAGACCAACCAGATACAGAACCCGTGAAAGTGACGGAAAACGAGGATGGTACCCGCACATTACTCTATAAGTTCCGTCGAGTCAGACAAGACGCTAAGGGCAATGTACTTTCACAGTATATATACACAACTCCTGGCCGCGTTATTTACAACAATGCCATTCAGGAAGCACTAGCAAGTTAA
- the rpoB gene encoding DNA-directed RNA polymerase subunit beta, producing MTKETYMEPAFLLPDLIEIQRSSFRWFLEEGLIEELNSFSPITDYTGKLELHFLGHNYKLKEPKYSVEEAKRRDSTYAVQMYVPTRLINKETGEIKEQEVFIGDLPLMTDRGTFIINGAERVIVNQIVRSPGVYYKSEIDKNGRRTYSASLIPNRGAWLKFETDRNDLVWVRIDKTRKLSAQVLLKALGLSDNEIFDALRHPEYFQKTIEKEGQFSEEEALMELYRKLRPGEPPTVLGGQQLLDSRFFDPKRYDLGRVGRYKLNKKLRLSVPDTMRVLTAGDILAAVDYLINLEYDIGNIDDIDHLGNRRVRSVGELLQNQVRVGLNRLERIIRERMTVSDAEVLTPASLVNPKPLVAAIKEFFGSSQLSQFMDQTNPLAELTHKRRLSALGPGGLTRERAGFAVRDIHPSHYGRICPIETPEGPNAGLIGSLATHARVNLYGFLETPFRPVENGRVRFDLPPAYMTADEEDDLRVAPGDIPVDETGHIIGPLVPVRYRQEFSTTTPEQVDYVAVSPVQIVSVATSMIPFLEHDDANRALMGSNMQRQAVPLLKPERPLVGTGLEAQGARDSGMVVVSRTDGDVIYVDATEIRVRPKPNTSEIRYTLSKYQRSNQDTCLNQKPLVRIGERVVAGQVLADGSSTEGGELALGQNIVVAYMPWEGYNYEDAILISERLVQDDVYTSIHIEKYEIEARQTKLGPEEITREIPNVGEDALRQLDEQGIIRIGAWVEAGDILVGKVTPKGESDQPPEEKLLRAIFGEKARDVRDNSLRVPNGEKGRVVDVRLFTREQGDELPPGANMVVRVYVAQKRKIQVGDKMAGRHGNKGIISRILPAEDMPYLPDGSPVDIVLNPLGVPSRMNVGQVFECLLGWAGQTLGVRFKITPFDEMYGEESSRRIVHGKLQEARDETGKDWVYNPDNPGKIMVYDGRTGEPFDRAITIGVAYMLKLVHLVDDKIHARSTGPYSLVTQQPLGGKAQQGGQRFGEMEVWALEAFGAAYTLQELLTVKSDDMQGRNEALNAIVKGKAIPRPGTPESFKVLMRELQSLGLDIAVHKVETQADGSSLDVEVDLMADQSARRTPPRPTYESLSRESLDDDE from the coding sequence ATGACTAAAGAAACATACATGGAACCCGCCTTTCTGTTGCCCGACTTGATTGAAATCCAGCGATCGAGCTTTCGCTGGTTTTTGGAAGAAGGGCTGATAGAAGAACTTAACTCCTTTAGTCCTATTACAGATTATACGGGCAAATTAGAATTGCACTTTTTGGGTCATAACTACAAACTCAAGGAGCCAAAGTATAGCGTCGAAGAAGCGAAGCGGCGGGATAGTACTTATGCCGTCCAAATGTATGTTCCCACACGGTTGATTAATAAAGAAACCGGGGAAATCAAAGAGCAAGAGGTATTCATTGGTGATTTGCCTTTGATGACCGATCGCGGCACGTTTATTATTAACGGAGCCGAACGGGTAATTGTCAACCAGATAGTGCGATCGCCTGGGGTTTATTACAAATCAGAAATCGACAAAAACGGGCGACGTACTTATTCAGCTAGCTTAATTCCTAACCGGGGAGCATGGCTGAAATTTGAAACAGACCGTAACGATTTGGTGTGGGTACGTATCGACAAAACCCGCAAACTCTCAGCGCAGGTACTACTAAAAGCTTTAGGGTTATCAGACAACGAAATCTTTGACGCTTTACGCCACCCTGAATATTTCCAAAAAACCATCGAAAAAGAAGGGCAATTCTCTGAAGAAGAAGCCCTGATGGAGTTATATCGCAAACTCCGTCCTGGTGAACCACCCACAGTATTAGGTGGACAACAACTGCTAGACTCTCGTTTCTTTGACCCGAAACGTTATGACCTTGGTCGCGTTGGACGGTACAAACTCAACAAAAAATTGCGCCTTTCAGTCCCAGACACCATGCGAGTGTTGACTGCTGGCGATATTTTGGCAGCCGTAGATTACCTAATTAATCTAGAATATGACATCGGTAATATCGATGACATTGACCACTTAGGCAATCGGCGGGTGAGAAGCGTCGGTGAATTGCTGCAAAACCAAGTACGGGTTGGCTTAAATCGCCTAGAAAGAATTATTCGGGAACGGATGACCGTATCTGATGCTGAAGTGCTAACTCCTGCTTCTTTAGTGAACCCCAAACCATTGGTAGCAGCAATTAAAGAATTCTTTGGTTCCAGCCAGTTAAGTCAGTTCATGGATCAAACCAATCCTCTGGCGGAACTGACGCACAAACGCCGTCTGAGTGCCCTTGGTCCTGGTGGTTTAACCCGCGAACGCGCTGGTTTTGCCGTGCGGGATATTCATCCTAGTCACTATGGACGCATTTGCCCCATTGAGACACCAGAAGGACCCAACGCCGGATTGATTGGCTCCTTAGCAACCCATGCGCGAGTTAACCTGTACGGATTCTTAGAAACGCCATTTAGACCTGTGGAAAATGGACGAGTCAGATTTGACTTGCCTCCAGCCTACATGACAGCCGATGAAGAAGACGATCTACGGGTTGCTCCTGGGGATATTCCTGTAGATGAAACTGGTCACATTATTGGGCCACTAGTACCAGTACGTTATCGTCAAGAATTTTCCACCACAACACCAGAACAGGTGGACTACGTAGCAGTATCTCCCGTACAAATTGTATCGGTAGCAACCAGCATGATTCCCTTCTTGGAGCATGATGACGCTAACCGAGCGCTGATGGGATCGAACATGCAACGGCAAGCAGTACCTTTGCTTAAGCCAGAGCGTCCTCTAGTGGGTACTGGTTTGGAAGCGCAAGGAGCAAGAGACTCCGGGATGGTGGTTGTATCGCGTACTGATGGCGATGTTATTTATGTGGATGCTACAGAAATTCGCGTCCGTCCTAAACCTAACACCTCTGAAATTAGATACACCCTTTCCAAGTACCAACGCTCAAACCAAGACACCTGTTTAAATCAGAAACCTCTCGTCCGCATTGGTGAACGGGTTGTTGCTGGTCAAGTATTGGCTGACGGCTCCTCCACCGAAGGCGGTGAATTGGCACTAGGACAAAATATTGTCGTTGCCTATATGCCTTGGGAAGGCTACAACTACGAGGACGCAATTTTAATCTCTGAAAGATTGGTGCAGGATGATGTCTACACGTCAATTCACATTGAAAAATATGAAATTGAAGCTAGACAAACCAAACTAGGGCCAGAAGAAATTACCAGAGAAATTCCCAACGTCGGGGAAGATGCCTTGCGTCAGTTGGATGAACAAGGAATCATTCGTATAGGGGCATGGGTAGAAGCTGGAGATATCTTGGTGGGTAAGGTAACACCCAAAGGTGAATCTGACCAACCACCAGAAGAAAAACTATTGCGGGCGATTTTCGGTGAAAAAGCGCGAGATGTGCGCGACAATTCCCTGCGAGTCCCTAACGGTGAAAAAGGTCGCGTAGTTGATGTGCGCTTGTTTACTCGTGAACAAGGCGATGAACTGCCACCAGGAGCCAATATGGTAGTCCGGGTGTACGTTGCCCAAAAACGCAAAATCCAAGTTGGCGACAAAATGGCAGGACGGCACGGTAATAAAGGGATTATTTCTCGGATATTACCAGCAGAAGATATGCCTTATTTGCCCGATGGTTCACCAGTGGATATTGTACTTAACCCCTTGGGCGTACCTAGTCGGATGAATGTCGGACAAGTATTTGAGTGCCTCTTGGGTTGGGCTGGTCAAACTTTGGGAGTCCGATTTAAGATTACTCCCTTTGATGAAATGTACGGTGAAGAGTCATCGCGCCGAATTGTGCATGGCAAATTGCAAGAAGCACGTGACGAAACAGGGAAAGATTGGGTATATAACCCAGATAACCCAGGCAAAATCATGGTGTATGACGGTCGTACAGGCGAACCTTTTGACCGAGCAATTACCATCGGTGTGGCTTATATGCTGAAACTGGTGCATTTGGTGGATGATAAGATCCACGCCCGTTCCACAGGGCCATACTCACTGGTGACTCAGCAACCTTTGGGTGGTAAAGCACAACAAGGTGGTCAACGGTTTGGGGAAATGGAAGTGTGGGCATTGGAAGCCTTTGGTGCAGCTTACACCTTACAGGAATTGCTCACAGTTAAATCTGACGATATGCAAGGACGGAATGAAGCGTTGAATGCGATCGTTAAAGGTAAGGCAATTCCTCGTCCTGGAACTCCAGAATCTTTTAAGGTGTTAATGCGCGAGTTGCAATCATTGGGGTTAGACATTGCAGTACACAAGGTAGAAACCCAAGCAGACGGCAGTTCCCTAGATGTGGAAGTCGATTTGATGGCAGACCAATCAGCCCGTCGCACACCTCCTCGACCAACTTATGAATCTCTTTCCCGCGAATCGCTGGATGATGACGAATAA
- a CDS encoding TatD family hydrolase — protein sequence MQLVDTHVHLNFDNFQPDLATVRSRWQEAGVVRLVHSCVHPEEFSSIQSIAQEFPEISFAVGLHPLDADKWNSETAEKIKTLASSDSNVVAIGEMGLDFYKADNYDYQLMVFESQLAIASELNLPVIIHCRDAAVATREVLQKWRELKGERVRGVMHCWGGTPEETQWFLDLGFYISFSGTVTFKNAKAIQSSAAMVSSDRLLIETDCPFLAPVPKRDQRRNEPAYVLYVAEQVAKLRQETVEAIAHQTTQNACELFGLSI from the coding sequence ATGCAACTGGTAGACACGCACGTTCATCTCAACTTTGATAATTTTCAGCCGGATTTAGCAACAGTGCGATCGCGTTGGCAAGAAGCAGGAGTAGTACGTTTAGTACATTCCTGTGTTCACCCAGAGGAGTTTTCCAGCATTCAATCCATAGCGCAAGAGTTTCCCGAAATCAGTTTTGCTGTGGGATTACACCCTCTAGATGCTGATAAATGGAATAGTGAGACAGCCGAGAAAATCAAAACTTTAGCTAGTTCTGACTCGAATGTGGTAGCAATTGGAGAAATGGGGCTGGATTTTTACAAAGCTGATAACTATGACTATCAGCTTATGGTATTTGAGTCGCAGTTAGCGATCGCATCTGAACTCAATTTACCAGTAATTATCCACTGCCGTGATGCTGCTGTAGCAACCAGAGAAGTGTTGCAAAAATGGCGGGAACTTAAGGGAGAAAGAGTGCGGGGTGTTATGCATTGCTGGGGAGGAACGCCAGAAGAAACCCAATGGTTTCTCGATTTAGGCTTCTACATCAGCTTTAGCGGGACGGTAACGTTCAAAAATGCCAAAGCGATCCAATCATCCGCTGCGATGGTGAGTAGCGATCGCCTCCTGATTGAAACAGACTGCCCATTTCTCGCCCCAGTTCCTAAACGAGACCAGAGGCGTAATGAGCCCGCCTACGTGCTTTATGTAGCCGAGCAAGTAGCGAAACTGCGTCAAGAAACGGTAGAAGCGATCGCCCATCAAACCACCCAAAACGCCTGTGAATTATTTGGTCTGTCAATATAA